One Luteolibacter arcticus DNA segment encodes these proteins:
- a CDS encoding gamma-glutamyl-gamma-aminobutyrate hydrolase family protein: MPTPLALPLVFIASCHQTIGNRPFLMARCEYIEAVRWAGCLPLIATGGEADDLLDYADGILLTGSPANVHPSHYGEEVLDPTLPLDPLRDSWTLPLIRRAIQRGVPLMGICRGHQEINVALGGSLHQAIHAVPGFNDHREPDTDDQAVRFAVAHEIDVVHGGRLDAILGQSRIPVNSAHGQGIHRLAEGLRVEARSPDGVIEAVTMPEAPGFNLGTQWHPEWQAAANPASQRIFKAFGDACRERRSGRPR, encoded by the coding sequence ATGCCCACGCCGCTCGCACTACCATTGGTATTCATTGCCTCCTGCCATCAGACAATCGGGAATCGCCCGTTTCTCATGGCCCGCTGCGAGTACATCGAGGCCGTCCGGTGGGCCGGTTGCCTGCCGCTGATCGCGACCGGCGGCGAGGCCGATGACTTGCTCGACTACGCCGACGGCATCCTTTTGACCGGCTCACCCGCAAACGTGCATCCCTCGCATTATGGGGAAGAGGTGCTCGATCCTACCCTGCCTCTTGATCCGCTGCGGGATTCGTGGACGCTGCCCCTGATTCGCCGCGCGATCCAGCGGGGAGTTCCGCTGATGGGCATCTGCCGCGGTCACCAGGAAATCAATGTCGCCCTCGGTGGCAGCCTTCACCAGGCGATCCATGCCGTCCCCGGATTCAATGACCACCGTGAACCTGACACCGACGACCAAGCCGTCAGGTTCGCCGTGGCCCATGAGATTGACGTCGTGCACGGCGGACGCCTCGATGCCATTCTCGGCCAGTCGCGGATTCCCGTGAACTCCGCCCACGGCCAAGGCATCCATCGCCTGGCGGAAGGATTGCGGGTCGAGGCCCGCTCGCCCGACGGCGTGATCGAAGCGGTCACGATGCCGGAGGCACCGGGCTTTAACCTCGGCACGCAGTGGCACCCCGAATGGCAGGCGGCTGCAAACCCTGCATCTCAGCGGATCTTCAAGGCATTCGGCGACGCATGCAGGGAACGTCGGTCAGGACGTCCTCGATGA
- a CDS encoding multidrug resistance efflux transporter family protein, with protein sequence MQGTSVRTSSMKEQRKSLGQGLLLGLTAAAFFSVSFVLNRKMADAAGHWAWSASLRFLMMVPVLALIITARRQWSRFWEMWHISRVGWIAWGTLGCGIFYAALTAACSVSPAWVVAATWPVAIVIGILLGPLLYDDHRRKIPKLALLFSTTIVAGVVLLQAEEFRAGNAGHVLLGILLVLASATAHPLGNRKSMNLMEAARLPADAILRLSLMIFGSLPLCGLLCLWGFVEAGPPPPAQLATVALVAAAGLIATPLFYMATDRVNRDAASLAAVEATQAAEIVFTLLLEAWLIGIRPPGALGILGLILITGGMLLHARPTSRRPLVS encoded by the coding sequence ATGCAGGGAACGTCGGTCAGGACGTCCTCGATGAAGGAGCAGCGGAAATCCCTCGGGCAGGGTCTACTCCTAGGCCTCACCGCCGCGGCATTCTTCTCGGTGAGCTTCGTCCTCAACCGCAAGATGGCGGATGCCGCGGGGCACTGGGCATGGTCCGCCTCGCTCCGTTTCCTGATGATGGTCCCGGTCTTGGCGCTCATCATCACTGCCCGGCGGCAATGGTCCCGCTTTTGGGAAATGTGGCACATCTCCCGCGTCGGGTGGATCGCATGGGGCACCCTCGGTTGCGGGATCTTCTACGCGGCACTCACCGCAGCATGCTCGGTATCTCCCGCATGGGTCGTTGCGGCGACCTGGCCGGTAGCGATCGTGATCGGCATCCTGCTCGGACCGCTGCTCTACGATGACCATCGTAGGAAAATCCCGAAACTGGCGCTGCTTTTCAGCACGACCATCGTGGCGGGCGTGGTCCTGCTGCAAGCGGAAGAGTTCCGGGCGGGCAATGCCGGACACGTCCTCCTCGGCATCCTGCTGGTTCTGGCGAGCGCGACGGCCCATCCGCTGGGAAACCGCAAGAGCATGAATCTGATGGAGGCCGCCCGACTGCCTGCCGATGCCATCCTGCGACTGAGCCTGATGATTTTCGGCAGCCTTCCACTCTGCGGCCTCCTGTGTCTCTGGGGCTTCGTCGAGGCGGGTCCTCCACCGCCGGCCCAACTTGCCACCGTGGCGCTCGTTGCCGCCGCGGGACTCATTGCCACCCCCTTGTTTTACATGGCCACGGACCGGGTGAACCGGGATGCCGCCTCGCTGGCAGCGGTCGAGGCGACCCAAGCGGCGGAAATCGTGTTCACCCTGCTGTTGGAAGCGTGGCTCATCGGCATCCGACCTCCCGGTGCCTTGGGAATCCTGGGCCTCATCCTCATCACCGGAGGGATGCTGCTGCATGCCAGGCCGACATCCCGCCGTCCCCTCGTTTCCTGA
- a CDS encoding nucleotidyltransferase family protein → MKPTLLVLAAGMGSRYGGLKQMDPMGPSGETVLDYSVFDAIRAGFGKVVFIIREDFAEAFKTSVGSRFAGKIEVDYAFQKLDDLPEGFTIPEGRTKPWGTAHAVRAARHVVTGPFAVINADDFYGSDAYEVIARWFASDTGAAGKDHYCMVGYPLKNTLSEHGSVNRGICQTDAEGLLTDVEEVVDISRDEDGIVRGTALDGSRREIADICPVSMNFWGFTVEHFAQLEEHFIAFLKEKGGEQKSECYIPTVVDDLIRRDKADCRVLDTTSSWFGVTYPDDKPHVVASIAKLVAAGDYPSPLG, encoded by the coding sequence ATGAAACCAACTCTCCTCGTTCTCGCCGCTGGCATGGGCTCCCGCTACGGCGGACTGAAGCAGATGGACCCCATGGGTCCGAGTGGCGAAACCGTGCTCGACTACTCGGTTTTCGACGCGATCCGCGCCGGCTTCGGCAAGGTGGTCTTCATCATCCGCGAGGATTTCGCGGAGGCCTTCAAGACCAGCGTCGGCTCCCGCTTCGCTGGCAAGATCGAGGTCGATTACGCCTTCCAGAAGCTCGATGACCTGCCGGAAGGCTTCACCATCCCCGAAGGCCGCACCAAGCCCTGGGGCACCGCCCACGCCGTGCGCGCCGCCCGCCATGTCGTCACCGGTCCCTTCGCGGTGATCAATGCCGACGATTTCTACGGATCCGATGCCTATGAGGTGATTGCCCGCTGGTTCGCCTCCGACACCGGCGCCGCCGGCAAGGATCACTACTGCATGGTCGGCTACCCGCTGAAGAACACCCTCTCCGAGCACGGCTCGGTCAACCGCGGCATCTGCCAGACCGATGCCGAGGGCCTGCTCACCGACGTCGAGGAGGTCGTGGACATCTCCCGCGATGAGGATGGCATCGTCCGTGGCACGGCGCTCGATGGCAGCCGCCGCGAGATCGCCGATATCTGCCCGGTCTCCATGAATTTCTGGGGCTTCACCGTGGAACACTTCGCCCAGCTCGAGGAGCACTTCATCGCCTTCCTCAAGGAAAAGGGCGGCGAACAGAAGTCCGAGTGCTACATCCCCACGGTGGTCGACGACCTGATCCGCCGCGACAAGGCCGACTGCCGCGTGCTCGACACCACATCTTCCTGGTTCGGCGTGACGTATCCCGACGACAAGCCGCACGTGGTCGCATCGATCGCGAAACTGGTGGCCGCCGGCGACTATCCGAGCCCGCTCGGCTGA
- a CDS encoding M23 family metallopeptidase has protein sequence MLRTLALAAAFLTPLFAVELQLPTENHHLFTGEPEKFYMYVDRTFEGETSKPWEGGSFGFVRTPIRIGQDVVLTKFHEGVDIQPDKRDKAGNPLDLIMSVSDGTVVHSSNVAGRSNYGKYVVVEHRFEGDAFYSVYAHLAEVTAKPGDAVKKGSVLGRMGYTGAGIDRTRAHLHLEMCLLMSGNFEGWHHAFSGGTNFHGNFNGMNLAGMDVAGLFLAHQKNPELRVQDFVLNSPAYFKVTIPRDGAWNFAERHRWMVKGDMNAPSPSWELSFTATGLINGITPSPRPVAEPVVTAVRNSRIGHRHLTRGLIDGTGNGAALTRSGKQLIALLTDDFPTPAATTPATHTTPGSQ, from the coding sequence ATGCTCCGCACGCTCGCCCTCGCCGCCGCATTCCTGACTCCCCTGTTCGCCGTCGAGCTCCAGCTCCCGACGGAGAATCATCATCTCTTCACCGGCGAGCCGGAGAAGTTCTACATGTATGTGGACCGCACCTTCGAGGGAGAAACCTCGAAGCCGTGGGAAGGTGGCAGCTTCGGCTTCGTCCGCACCCCGATCCGCATCGGCCAGGATGTGGTGCTGACGAAGTTCCACGAGGGCGTCGATATCCAGCCGGACAAGCGCGACAAGGCCGGCAATCCGCTCGACCTGATCATGTCGGTCTCCGATGGCACCGTTGTTCACTCCAGCAATGTCGCCGGCCGCTCGAACTACGGGAAGTACGTCGTGGTGGAGCACCGCTTCGAGGGCGACGCCTTTTACAGCGTCTATGCCCACCTCGCCGAGGTGACGGCGAAGCCGGGCGACGCCGTGAAGAAGGGCTCCGTGCTCGGACGCATGGGCTACACCGGGGCCGGCATCGACCGCACCCGCGCTCACCTCCACTTGGAGATGTGCCTGCTGATGAGCGGAAACTTCGAGGGCTGGCACCACGCCTTCTCCGGCGGCACGAATTTCCACGGCAACTTCAACGGCATGAACCTGGCTGGCATGGACGTCGCCGGATTGTTCCTCGCCCACCAGAAGAACCCGGAACTTCGCGTCCAGGACTTCGTTCTCAACAGCCCCGCGTATTTCAAGGTGACCATCCCGCGCGACGGGGCGTGGAATTTCGCCGAGCGTCACCGCTGGATGGTGAAGGGCGACATGAATGCGCCATCGCCCTCGTGGGAACTCTCCTTCACCGCCACCGGCCTCATCAATGGCATCACACCGAGCCCGCGTCCGGTCGCCGAGCCGGTGGTCACCGCCGTGCGCAACTCGCGCATCGGCCACCGCCACCTGACCCGCGGCCTGATCGATGGCACCGGCAACGGCGCCGCGCTGACCCGCTCCGGCAAGCAACTCATCGCGCTGCTGACCGACGATTTCCCGACGCCGGCCGCCACGACTCCGGCGACCCACACGACCCCCGGAAGCCAGTAA
- a CDS encoding RidA family protein, with amino-acid sequence MDSILARIESLGHKLPEVPVPVAAYVNCVRSGNLLFLSGGLPIDGDRKVIGKVPADVSIEEAQEGARIIILNRLAVVKQEIGSLDKVKQIVALNGFVSSAPDFYGHPQVVNGASELLIEIFGEKGKHSRTALGAAALPLNVAVEINLIVEVE; translated from the coding sequence ATGGATTCCATCCTCGCCCGCATCGAAAGCCTCGGCCACAAGCTCCCCGAAGTCCCCGTCCCCGTCGCCGCCTACGTCAACTGCGTCCGCAGCGGCAACCTCCTCTTCCTCTCCGGCGGCCTGCCGATCGACGGCGACCGCAAGGTGATCGGCAAGGTGCCGGCCGACGTGTCGATCGAGGAAGCGCAGGAAGGTGCCCGCATCATCATCCTCAACCGCCTCGCCGTGGTGAAGCAGGAGATTGGCTCTCTCGACAAGGTGAAGCAGATCGTCGCGCTCAACGGCTTCGTGAGTTCCGCCCCGGACTTCTACGGCCACCCGCAGGTGGTCAACGGTGCCAGCGAACTGCTCATCGAAATCTTCGGCGAGAAGGGAAAGCACTCCCGCACCGCCCTCGGCGCGGCCGCCCTGCCGCTCAATGTCGCGGTGGAAATCAATTTGATCGTGGAAGTGGAGTAA
- a CDS encoding TatD family hydrolase: MPLHDSHNHLQRFADPARIIAEMRAAGVEGCVVNGTGEDDWEQVAALAEAFPDFVRPAFGLHPWKAHLASPAWADMLESHLDRFTNASVGEIGLDGWVADPPLETQRPVFLRQLALARARGLPVTIHALKAWDPLFDALKAEPPPERFLLHSFGGSTELAKRLADLGAWFSFSGYFLHPRKAKVLDAFRAVPQDRLLLETDGPDMLPPDELVSHPLPDGKNHPANLPRIGEGLAEALEMPFNQLAELTRANHARFFDLAPLP, from the coding sequence ATGCCCCTCCACGACTCCCACAATCACCTCCAGCGCTTCGCGGATCCCGCAAGGATCATCGCCGAAATGCGCGCCGCCGGAGTGGAGGGATGCGTGGTGAACGGCACCGGAGAAGACGACTGGGAGCAGGTCGCCGCACTGGCGGAAGCGTTCCCGGATTTCGTCCGCCCCGCCTTCGGCCTGCATCCATGGAAGGCCCACCTCGCCTCGCCCGCTTGGGCTGACATGTTAGAGAGCCATCTCGACCGCTTTACCAACGCATCGGTGGGCGAGATCGGGCTGGACGGCTGGGTCGCAGATCCGCCGCTGGAAACACAGCGACCGGTATTCCTGCGCCAACTGGCCTTGGCCCGCGCTCGAGGACTCCCGGTGACCATCCACGCGCTGAAGGCATGGGACCCGCTGTTCGATGCCTTGAAGGCGGAGCCTCCACCAGAGCGCTTCCTCCTCCATTCATTCGGCGGCTCCACCGAATTGGCAAAACGTCTCGCCGACCTCGGAGCGTGGTTCTCCTTCTCCGGCTACTTCCTCCATCCGCGAAAGGCCAAGGTTCTCGACGCCTTCCGCGCAGTCCCGCAAGACCGGCTCCTATTGGAAACCGACGGACCCGACATGCTGCCACCGGACGAGTTGGTGTCTCATCCCCTCCCCGACGGCAAAAACCACCCGGCGAATTTGCCACGCATTGGAGAAGGACTGGCAGAAGCACTCGAAATGCCCTTCAACCAACTTGCGGAACTCACCCGCGCAAACCACGCCCGCTTCTTCGACCTCGCGCCTCTTCCTTAA